The Pyrenophora tritici-repentis strain M4 chromosome 3, whole genome shotgun sequence genome has a window encoding:
- a CDS encoding TolA, Membrane protein involved in colicin uptake: MAPIDEAIADLESRDPGEKFTLKEVAEKWGVNRSTLGRRWRRVTGPRSDGYAQQQAIGPQQELELVRYITKLTKQGLPPTREMIRNFSSEVAHQQLSESWVTRFINRHEIYLISKWTTAMDRTRHLADSESKYRLYFELLHQKITEYHLEARDIYNMDEKGFLIGMIGRSKRIFSRRQWDKKEVRASLQDGSREFLTLLACCCADGSSLPPALIYAAKNGAIRSSWVEDIKAGEHEVFVSSSLTGWSNNDVGLAWLEQVFDRYTKQRSGRWRLLILDGHGSHLTMEFIKYCDRHRILLMILPPHSTHTLQPLDVVLFKPLSQAYSNELTNHLYKAQGLIPIKKGDFFPLFWRAWQASFKQSTILKAFEATGIWPIDPNVILRRFASTPEAERSSSSGLSDHDWRKLDRLVRAAVNDSHQYEARKLRSSVHHLSVQYKLLQHENEGLKEALQHKKKHKKKGKALDLQQRQEYHGGSVFWSPRKIREARAREVVRERDKIEEKLQKAQAKKQREEVQLQRQVKLEEKRVERQRLKEIRELERAEKAAERARKVEAQHQKKATQQAQQRKRKASRAPSSKNKRQKRAMEDRARDRVASPPSPPPPKTTSRGRNVNLPQKFR; encoded by the coding sequence ATGGCTCCGATTGATGAAGCGATTGCAGATTTAGAATCGCGCGATCCAGGAGAGAAATTCACATTAAAAGAAGTTGCTGAAAAATGGGGGGTTAACCGCTCAACGCTAGGGCGAAGATGGAGGCGCGTGACAGGGCCTAGGAGCGATGGATACGCTCAGCAGCAAGCTATCGGCCCACAACAAGAGTTAGAGCTTGTACGATATATCACTAAGCTCACTAAGCAAGGCCTACCTCctacaagagagatgatcaggaatttctcatcagaagtagcccatcagcagctcagcgagagctgggttactcgcttcattaaccgacacgagatctatcttatctcaaagtggaccaccgccatggatcgtacgcgccacctggctgattctgagtcaaagtatagactctacttcgagctgctgcaccagaagatcaccgaataccacctagaggctcgagatatatacaatatggatgaaaAGGGCTTCCTTATTGGTATGATAGGCAGGAGTAAGAGGATATTtagcaggcgtcaatgggataagaaagaggttcgagcatctctccaggatggatcacgcgagtttctgacactcctggcctgctgctgcgccgatgggagctcgctgcctccagcccttatctacgcagctaaaaatggagccatacgatcgagttgggtggaggatattaaggcaggagaacatgaggtctttgtctcatcatctctaacaggctggtcaaacaatgacgtaggcctagcttggctagagcaggtgtttgatcgctatacaaagcagcgatcagggagatggcgattgctcatccttgatggccatggatctcacctcacgatggagtttatcaagtactgcgatcgccataggatcctcctcatgatccttcctccccattcgactcatacgctccagccgctcgatgtagtgctgttcaagccactctctcaagcctactccaacgagctcactaaccatctctacaaggctcaaggcctcaTTCCAATTaagaaaggagacttcttcccactcttctggAGAGCTTGGCAGGCCTCGTTTAAGCAATCAACTATATTAAAAGCGTTTGAAGCTACTGGTATATGGCCAATAGATcccaacgttatccttcgtagatttgccagcacgccagaagctgagagaagctcatcttcagggctctctgatcatgactggagaaagctcgatcggttagtacgagctgctgtcaatgatagccatcagtatgaggcaagaaagctgcgctcaagcgttcaccatctctctgtgcagtatAAGCTTTTAcagcatgagaacgagggcttaaaggaggctcttcaacataaaaagaagcataagaagaagggcaaagctcttgaccttcaacagcgccaggagtatcacggtggctctgtcttctggtctcctcgcaagatacgcgaggctcgagctagagaagtagtacgggagcgagataagatagaggagaaactccaaaaagcacaggccaagaagcagcgtgAGGAGGTtcaactgcagcgtcaagttaagctcgaggagaagcgtgtagagaggcagaggctcaaggagataagggagcttgagcgagctgagaaagcagctgaacgcgcgcgcaaagttgaagctcaacaccagaaaaaagccacccaacaagctcaacaacgcaagcgTAAAGCCTCAAGAGCGCCCTCTTCTAAgaacaagcgtcaaaaacgaGCGATGGAGGATAGAGCTCGCGATAGAGTTGCATCTCCTCCAtcgcctccaccaccaaagaccacatcacgtggccgcaacgtcaacctcccacaAAAATTCAGATAG
- a CDS encoding kinesin light chain yields the protein MLSFFDNAKVSMQYLRNMFDQESLYLAVADLLSKSLLRQDLPGDAIQIDSSAQEIIRSELMMSNDGSRHLVFAIQSLTKGFREHLTRPRTLRRVSSLHMHVSTVLNTAMESPPELVNFAGAATLAVHYCMYLITMGYFKKALKFVLMFQNWGERVLHAHFDAKTSLRAKEAVARVLQGDNDTALHIFHRINRSRTRNLGKDDIRTLHSINGLGLAYHAVGDNERAAQYHQKALVAKNATLGSNDPDTLVTANNLGIVLQSQGDNKAAHKLFSRSLKGWLQTYDVDDLLVLTAKSNLGIALHFQGLLEEAAYNHRYVFRKRYRILGATHPETIKSKANLAITINEQGQHAQAEVLYREALTSFQDELGDSHPDTLKTHTNLATALHDQGKFDEAHSVLASAIPLIRTKYGRTHAETLEAIEFRSILLQHLGKFSKALDIATEVYEVRNKQYGYDHEDTQRSLRHVRDLAEDCEEAHVMQRFSSGMAVVAC from the coding sequence ATGCTATCATTTTTCGACAATGCTAAAGTCTCCATGCAATATCTGCGCAACATGTTTGACCAAGAGTCTCTGTATCTGGCAGTGGCCGATCTGCTGTCAAAGTCATTATTGCGACAAGATCTTCCAGGGGACGCTATCCAGATAGATTCATCGGCACAAGAAATCATTCGGTCGGAGCTCATGATGTCCAATGATGGCTCCCGACACCTTGTATTCGCTATCCAGTCATTGACTAAAGGGTTTCGTGAACACCTTACTCGACCACGGACACTTCGTCGAGTTTCCAGCCTGCACATGCATGTCTCCACTGTACTGAATACTGCAATGGAGTCACCACCTGAACTTGTCAACTTTGCAGGAGCCGCAACTCTGGCTGTTCATTACTGTATGTACTTGATCACAATGGGTTACTTCAAAAAAGCCTTGAAATTCGTCTTGATGTTCCAGAACTGGGGTGAGCGTGTGCTGCATGCCCATTTCGACGCGAAAACATCACTGCGGGCTAAGGAAGCCGTCGCACGTGTTTTACAGGGTGATAACGATACTGCTCTACATATTTTTCATCGCATCAACCGTTCTAGGACCAGAAACCTCGGGAAAGACGACATTCGCACTCTGCATAGCATTAACGGGCTAGGCCTAGCCTATCATGCAGTCGGCGACAACGAAAGAGCAGCACAGTACCATCAAAAAGCTCTAGTTGCAAAAAACGCGACCCTAGGATCAAACGATCCAGATACTCTAGTCACGGCAAACAACCTTGGTATAGTTTTGCAGAGTCAAGGAGATAATAAAGCCGCCCATAAGTTGTTTAGCCGCTCGCTCAAAGGCTGGCTGCAGACCTATGATGTGGACGACCTTTTGGTACTCACAGCAAAAAGCAATTTGGGTATTGCACTTCATTTTCAGGGTCTTCTTGAGGAAGCTGCCTACAATCATCGCTACGTGTTCAGAAAGCGGTATCGTATATTGGGCGCGACTCATCCCGAGACGATCAAAAGTAAAGCCAATCTTGCTATCACGATCAATGAGCAAGGGCAGCATGCGCAGGCCGAAGTACTTTATCGCGAAGCTCTCACTTCCTTCCAGGATGAGTTAGGTGACTCACACCCAGACACCCTGAAGACACACACAAACCTTGCTACTGCCCTTCACGACCAAGGCAAGTTCGATGAGGCGCATTCTGTTCTGGCTTCAGCGATACCACTCATACGGACAAAATATGGGCGAACGCATGCTGAGACATTGGAAGCTATAGAATTCCGATCCATTCTTCTGCAACACCTGGGAAAGTTCTCCAAGGCTCTTGATATCGCTACAGAGGTATATGAAGTCCGCAACAAGCAATATGGGTACGATCATGAGGACACACAGAGGAGCCTTCGCCATGTGAGAGACTTGGCAGAGGATTGCGAAGAAGCGCATGTTATGCAGAGGTTTTCTTCAGGCATGGCGGTTGTGGCCTGTTAG
- a CDS encoding FabG, Dehydrogenase with different specificities (related to short-chain alcohol dehydrogenase) — MATLTHPEWDKETGGLEVAKAFADQIRGKNVLITGVSPESIGSSIALSIASQGPALVILASRTKSKLEEVVKTIKDAYPNANVRIVILDLMSQEFVKSAAKEVAQLTDQLDIIINNAGLMTMQRQTTKEGLEAQFGANHIGHFLLTSLLIPQLLSSASSSTPGATRVVNLTSLGHQISPVRLSDYNLEKRNEDVPEEERHGPLLACFAKNADDGYNGWVAYGQAKTANILFSVGLDNKLGPKGVRSYAVHPGSILTGLSRGLDANEEAAVRKTSRFWKNHDQGAATVMVAALDPALNEPKGVLLHDCQMCDAMPYATDPKLAERLWELSETLVQTDLKL, encoded by the exons ATGGCGACCCTTACACATCCAGAGTGGGACAAAGAAACTGGTGGTCTGGAAGTTGCAAAGGCATTCGCTGATCAGATCCGCGGGAAGAATG TACTCATCACTGGCGTGTCTCCTGAGAGTATCGGCTCTTCGATAGCCCTCTCCATCGCCTCACAAGGTCCCGCGCTTGTCATCCTCGCTTCGCGCACCAAGTCTAAGCTAGAAGAAGTCGTCAAGACCATCAAAGATGCCTATCCAAACGCGAATGTCAGGATCGTTATTTTGGACCTGATGTCTCAAGAGTTCGTGAAGAGCGCCGCAAAGGAAGTAGCACAGCTGACCGACCAATTGGATATAATCATCAACAACGCCGGTCTGATGACGATGCAACGTCAGACTACAAAGGAGGGCTTAGAGGCTCAATTCGGCGCGAATCACATTGGCCATTTCCTTCTTACCAGCCTGCTCATACCTCAACTCCTGTCCTCTGCCTCCTCATCGACTCCAGGGGCAACGCGGGTCGTCAATCTGACATCCCTCGGTCATCAAATCAGCCCAGTGCGTTTATCAGACTACAATCTTGAGAAGCGCAATGAAGATGTACCTGAAGAAGAGAGACATGGGCCGTTGCTGGCATGTTTTGCAAAGAACGCAGATGACGGATACAATGGCTGGGTAGCATATGGGCAGGCGAAGACGGCGAATATCTTGTTTTCAGTGGGTTTAGACAACAAACTCGGGCCAAAGGGTGTGAGAAGTTACGCTGTACATCCTGGAT CGATATTGACTGGCTTGAGTCGTGGCCTAGATGCTAATGAAGAAGCGGCGGTCAGAAAGACCAGCCGCTTTTGGAAGAATCATGACCAGGGTGCCGCTACTGTAATGGTCGCAGCACTTGATCCAGCTCTGAACG AGCCAAAAGGCGTGTTGCTGCATGACTGTCAGATGTGCGATGCCATGCCATACGCGACAGATCCGAAGTTGGCAGAGCGATTGTGGGAGCTGAGTGAGACGCTGGTGCAGACGGATCTAAAATTGTAA
- a CDS encoding UbiH, 2-polyprenyl-6-methoxyphenol hydroxylase and related FAD-dependent oxidoreductase has translation MSALETNGNGIHANGTTPKTGIKVIIIGAGFGGLTAAIECVRHGHTPVIYESFPELKILGDIITFGPNAGRIFARWSDGRVARDMRSISIDLTDYGFNIHKWDTGEIVLNQKTPPRDEKAPMFNGHRGELHEIVFNYAKEIGVEINLGHRVNEYWENGDEAGIVLEDGTKVSGDVVVASDGVRSKARTLVLGYEDKPKSSGYAVWRAWFSNKDMLADPETKHFCDNGDTFNGWIGPDVHFLFSTIKNGTDCCWVLTHRDSHDIDESWSFPGYLKDVRAVLEGWDPMCWKIVSKTPESKLVDWKLVYRDPLPNWVSGYGTAPGHGRICLLGDAAHPFLPTSAQGATQALEDGVTLAVLLRKTGKGNVRGALRAYQDVRYERVKAVQKTGETTRDMWHKTDWEKVKKDPTLIQFPREDWVFLHDAEKHAEEVGDEAIKKASATAVASQGILEGR, from the exons ATGTCTGCTTTGGAAACGAACGGAAATGGTATCCATGCCAATGGGACAACGCCCaagacaggcatcaaagtCATCATCATCGGCGCAG GTTTTGGTGGTCTCACGGCGGCCATTGAGTGTGTCCGCCATGGTCACACGCCTGTCATCTACGAGTCGTTTCCCGAGCTCAAGATCCTTGGCGATATTATAACCTTTGGTCCCAACGCTGGCCGCATCTTCGCGCGATGGAGCGACGGTCGTGTCGCGCGCGACATGCGTAGTATTTCGATTGACCTCACCGACTACGGCTTCAACATCCATAAGTGGGACACTGGTGAGATTGTCCTCAACCAAAAGACGCCGCCACGCGACGAGAAGGCGCCCATGTTCAATGGACATAGGGGCGAGCTGCACGAGATTGTGTTCAACTACGCCAAGGAAATTGGGGTGGAGATTAACCTCGGGCATCGCGTGAACGAATACTGGGAGAACGGCGACGAGGCTGGGATCGTGCTAGAAGATGGGACAAAAGTCAGCGGTGATGTCGTCGTTGCTAGCGATGGCGTGAGGAGCAAAGCTAGAACGTTGGTGTTGGGTTATGAGGACAAGCCCAAGAGCAGTGGCTATGCGGTTTGGAGAGCCTGGTTCAGCAACAAAGACATGCTGGCAGACCCTGAAACCAAGCATTTCTGCGATAACGGCGACACCTTCAACGGCTGGATCG GCCCGGACGTCCACTTCCTCTTCAGCACCATCAAAAACGGCACAGACTGCTGCTGGGTACTCACCCACCGCGACTCCCACGACATCGACGAATCCTGGTCCTTCCCCGGCTACCTAAAAGATGTCCGTGCCGTCCTCGAAGGCTGGGATCCAATGTGCTGGAAAATCGTGTCCAAAACGCCCGAATCCAAACTTGTAGACTGGAAGCTTGTTTACCGCGATCCCCTCCCTAACTGGGTATCTGGATACGGGACCGCGCCAGGCCATGGTCGCATATGTCTCTTGGGCGACGCCGCGCACCCGTTTCTGCCAACGAGTGCGCAGGGCGCGACACAGGCGCTTGAAGACGGCGTGACGTTGGCGGTGTTGTTGAGGAAGACTGGGAAGGGCAATGTGAGGGGCGCGTTAAGAGCGTACCAGGATGTGCGATATGAGCGTGTTAAGGCGGTGCAGAAAACTGGCGAGACGACAAGAGATATGTGGCATAAGACAGACTGGGAGAAGGTCAAGAAGGATCCTACATTGATCCAGTTTCCGAGGGAGGATTGGGTGTTTTTGCATGATGCTGAGAAGCATGCGGAGGAGGTGGGAGATGAAGCTATCAAGAAGGCTAGTGCTACTGCTGTGGCGTCGCAGGGTATTCTGGAGGGACGATGA
- a CDS encoding CypX, Cytochrome P450: MAIEQIFEALPFHYLQHGISKFGAGNIALAVFVTAALGVLSDYVWMLYMRSKMPPGPFPYPIVGNTFQLPDNKPWLYLEELSKKYNTPLITYWIGRNPTVWINDAWTANELLDKRAGIYCSRPRMLVFAELGSGQSNLVNLITTTPAQRERFRMLRKLTHQGVGIQQVKKYRNFQNDESKVVALDLLSSPEKYVAHFERYATSVVSIIGFGRRVASHEDPIITEVIALMHRAADLNVPGKTFPMLMETFPALARVPTEYAPWKHGMGSKKKSHRGFDFFYSLASEANEKSGHEDCYAKMLFREKDKYGLNEREISSLAGNLFGAGSDTSSSTLITAVLGMRAFPETLQAAWEELDRVVGPDRSPSFEDNANLPYMRAFVKEVFRWRSVAIIGGQPHAPVEDDYYNGYLIPKSTWVQGNVWAIHHNEREFPDPDRFNPNRFLKGHPDSRPFPGERGYMTFGWGRRVCSGQALAEQGTWLTVARLVWGFKIEPALDGNGNPIPVDIFDYTNGLNMRPQPFKVSIKPRSERIREAIMREGKQALVDLAPYEGETKYRMSTFYRK; encoded by the exons ATGGCGATAGAACAGATATTCGAGGCGCTGCCTTTCCACTACTTGCAGCATGGCATATCTAAGTTCGGCGCTGGCAACATTGCATTGGCGGTCTTCGTGACTGCGGCGCTTGGCGTCCTTTCAGATTATGTCTGGATGCTATACATGAGGTCGAAGATG CCTCCTGGACCATTTCCATACCCTATCGTTGGCAATACCTTCCAACTGCCCGATAACAAGCCGTGGTTGTACCTTGAAGAACTCTCCAAGAAGTACAATACGCCTCTTATCACGTACTGGATTGGACGTAACCCCACCGTATGGATCAACGATGCTTGGACTGCCAACGAGCTGCTGGATAAGAGAGCAGGCATCTACTGTTCACGACCTCGCATGCTCGTATTCGCAGAACTTGGATCTGGCCAAAGTAACCTTGTCAACCTTATCACCACCACACCGGCTCAGCGCGAGCGCTTCAGAATGTTGCGCAAGTTGACGCATCAGGGTGTCGGAATCCAGCAAGTGAAGAAGTACCGCAACTTTCAGAATGATGAGAGCAAAGTAGTTGCACTCGACTTGCTCAGTAGCCCTGAGAAATACGTAGCGCACTTTGAGCGATATGCGACGAGCGTGGTATCAATCATTGGCTTTGGAAGACGAGTGGCGAGCCATGAGGATCCGATCATCACCGAAGTCATTGCCTTGATGCATCGCGCCGCTGATCTGAATGTACCAGGCAAGACGTTCCCTATGCTCATGGAAACCTTTCCAGCACTTGCACGAGTACCAACAGAATACGCACCCTGGAAACACGGTATGGGCTCCAAGAAGAAGTCGCATCGTGGTTTCGACTTCTTTTACTCTCTTGCGAGCGAGGCAAATGAGAAATCTGGCCACGAGGACTGTTATGCAAAGATGCTGTTCCGCGAGAAGGACAAGTACGGTTTGAACGAAAGAGAGATTTCTTCCTTGGCCGGCAACTTGTTTGGCGCTGGATCGGACACTTCAAGTAGCACGCTCATCACGGCTGTTCTTGGCATGCGAGCTTTCCCGGAGACTTTGCAGGCGGCATGGGAAGAACTAGATCGTGTCGTCGGTCCCGATCGAAGCCCCTCGTTTGAGGATAATGCGAACCTGCCTTATATGCGCGCCTTCGTCAAAGAAGTGTTCCGGTGGCGTTCTGTGGCCATCATCGGTGGACAGCCACACGCACCAGTCGAAGATGACTATTACAACGGATACTTGATTCCAAAATCGACTTGGGTTCAAGGCAACGTATGGGCAATACACCACAACGAACGCGAATTTCCAGATCCTGACCGCTTCAACCCAAACCGTTTCTTGAAAGGCCACCCAGACTCGCGACCGTTCCCGGGTGAGCGGGGATACATGACTTTTGGCTGGGGTCGTCGAGTGTGCTCAGGTCAAGCGCTCGCGGAACAAGGCACATGGCTGACGGTTGCCCGGCTCGTATGGGGTTTCAAGATCGAACCAGCACTTGACGGAAACGGAAACCCGATTCCGGTTGATATTTTTGATTACAC GAACGGACTAAACATGCGCCCACAGCCCTTCAAAGTCAGCATCAAGCCACGAAGCGAGAGGATACGCGAGGCAATTATGCGAGAGGGAAAGCAGGCGTTGGTAGATCTTGCGCCGTATGAGGGTGAAACAAAGTACCGTATGAGTACCTTTTATCGCAAATGA